The sequence GCGTGATCAGTTCGTTTTCGTGCAGCGCCGTGCTGAACAGCCCCGTAAAAAACTGCTCGGCTTTCACCGACCGGCTGCCCGACGGCCCCTGCAACACCAGCGTGGCGTCAGCGGCAATGACCATCGCGGGCCAGTCGGCCGAGGGGTCGGCGTGGGCAAGAGAACCGCCGATAGTGCCCCGGTTGCGCACCGCCGGATCGCCGATATGGCTCGCCCCGTCGGCAAACATGGGTAGGTGTTGTTGCACCAATGGCGAGCTTGCAATGGCACCGTGGGTGGTGCCCGCCCCGATCACAAGTTCGTTGCCATCGACCGAGATGCCTTTGAGTTCCTCAAGACGCCCCACATCGACCAGCGTGTCGGGGGCGTTGAGGCGGAGTTTCATGGCGGGGATGAGGCTGTGTCCACCCGACAGGGCTTTGCCGCCATCGGCCAGCAGCGCCACCGCATCGGCCACGCTGTTAGCCCGTTTATATTGGAAAGGGTATGTTATCATGGGGAAAAGTCATTTATGGTCATTATGTGGTCATTCGTAGTCATTGATGGTCATTAATTGTTTTTTACAACGAATGACAATCAATGACTACGAATGACCACATAATGACGTTTCATCAATTCATGGCTCGCCAGACGCGTTCGGGGGTTAGCGGCATCAGGATGTCTTTGACCTGATGACCACCACTCCAGAGGGCGTCGATGACGGCGTTGACCACGGCGGGCGTGGACCCGATGGCTCCCGCTTCGCCCGCGCCTTTGACACCCAGCGGATTGTGCGGGCAGGGAGTTTCCTGTCGGTCAGTTTCAAACATCGGCAGGTCGTCGGCGCGGGGCATGCAGTAGTCCATGTAGGAGCCGTTGGTGAGCTGGGCGTTCTCGTCGTAAATCGTGCCTTCCAGCAACGCCTGTCCGATCCCCTGCGCCAGACCGCCATGGATCTGCCCTTCCACTATCATCGGGTTGATCACGTTCCCGACGTCGTCGACGGCGATCATGCGTTTCAGATCGACTTTGCCGGTTTCTTTATCGACCTCCACCACAGCGATGTGACAACCAAACGGGTACGTGAAGTTAGCCGGATCATAGAAGCTGGAGAAATCGAGGCCGGGTTCCAGACCAGCGGGGTACACGTGGGGTACGTAGGCAGTCAGGGCCACGTCGCCGAACCCGATGCTCTTGTCGGTGCCTTTCACCGTCCATTTGCCTTCGGCGTACTCAAGGTCGCCCTCGGCGCATTCGAGCTTGTGGGCCGCGATCTTGGCGCCTTTTTCCAGCACCTTGTCGATGCTCTTCATGATGGCCGAACCACCCACCGCCAGCGAGCGCGAGCCATACGTACCCATGCCAAACGCCAGCGCGTCGGAGTCGCCATGCACCAGATCGACGTCTTCCATCGGGATACCGAGTTTATCGGCCACCACCTGCACGAACGTGGTTTCGTGCCCCTGCCCGTGCGAGTGCGAGCCGGTAAACACACTCACCTTACCCGTGGGCTGCACCCGCACCTGCGCCGATTCATAGAGACCGGCCCGGGCACCCAACGCACCGACCACCGCCGAGGGCGCAATGCCGCAAGCTTCCACGTAGGTCGAGAAACCAACGCCGAGCAGTTTGCCGTTGTTAGCCGCTTCTTTCTGGGCTTTCCGGAAGTCGTCGTAGCCCAGCATGTCGAGGCCGCGCTGCAGAACGGGGGCGTAGTTGCCCGAATCGTACTGAAGCGCCACCTGCGTCTGATAACCCGGTTGCTCCACACCGTCGAAGGGCGGAATGAAGTTCTGGAACCGAAGCTGAGCCGGGTCTTTGCCCATTTCGAGCGCGGCCAGATCGATCAGGCGTTCGAGCAGGTACGTTGCCTCGGGCCGGCCCGCGCCCCGGTAGGCATCCACCGCCACGGTATGCGTGAACACGCAGGTCATGTCGATGTTGATCTTGGGCGTGGTATACAGGCCCTGCAACAGCGTGCCGTGCAGGTACGTGGGTACGGCCGGCGCAAACGTCGACAGGTACGCGCCCATGTTGGCGACGGTTTTGATGCGTAGTCCCACGATGTTTCCCTCCGCGTCGAAGCCCATTTCGGCTTTGGTCACGTGGTCGCGGCCGTGTGCATCCATCAAAAACGCCTCCGACCGATCCGACGTCCATTTGACGGGCTGCCCGAGTTGTTTCGATGCCCAGGTTACGAGCGCTTCTTCGGTATAATGGTAAATTTTTGAGCCGAAACCACCGCCCACGTCGGGGCCCAGCACGCGCACTTTGTGTTCGGGAATGCCCAGCACGAAAGCGCACATCAGCAGCCGGATCAGGTGCGGATTCTGGGTCGAGGTGTAGAGCGTGTATTTGTCCGACACCTCGTCGTAAGACCCGATGTAGGCGCGGGGTTCCATCGCGTTGGGCACTACCCGCTGGTTCACAAATTCGAGCGTGGTCGTGTGCGCAGCCGTTTCCATGGCGGCATCGACTTCTTCGATGGGGTTACCAAAGGTCCAGTCGAAAGCTACGTTATCCGGGAACTGCTCGTGCACTTTGGGTGCGTCGGGCCTGAGCGCCTCGGCTGGATTGGCCACGGCGGGCAGTTCGTCCCACTCGACAATCACCGACTCGGCGGCATCGGTGGCAATGGCCCTGCTTTCGGCAATGATAACAGCGACCGGGTCACCCGCGTGTTTGACGGTGTCGCCCGTGCCCACCAGTAGCGGGTGCTTGGGCTCGCGCATGGTCTCGCCGTTGCGGAAGTTCACCTGCCAGCCACAAGGCACCCCGTTGACGTCTTTCACGTCGTCGCCGGTGAAAATAGCCACGACCCCTTCCATGGCGGCGGCTTCCGAGCTGTCGATGCTCACCACGCGGGCATGGGCGTAGGGGCTCCGGACGAAGTGGGCATGCAGCATCCCAGGCAGCACAATATCGTCGGTATACCGGCCTTTGCCGGTCACGAATCGCTTGTCTTCCAGCCGCTTCACCGACTGGCCAATGAATTTATTGCTCATGGTTTTGGGAAATGTCATTAGGTGATCATTGGTGGTCAGTAATGGCCATTCGCTGTTTTTACAATGAATGACCACTACTGACCATCAATGACCCTAGTTTCAATGTGTTTCGACAACCTCGCCGGTTGTTACGTCATTGGTGAACAGATGCTCGTCGGCGATGACCGGCTCTTCCTGCTGATTGGGCTCCGGTTTAGTGCCATGCGTAGCGGCCCATTGGATCGACTTCACGATGTTGTGGTAGCCGGTGCAGCGGCAGATGTTCCCCTCGAGTGCCTCGCGGATCTCGTGTTCCGAGGGGTTGGGGTTGCGTTTGAGCAAATCCGCCGCGGTCATAATCATGCCGGGCGTGCAGAAACCGCATTGCAGGCCGTGGCATTCTTTGAAGCCTTCCTGCAACGGGTGCAGTTGCGTGGTGGTCGGGCTATCCTGGATGGCCAGGCCTTCGATCGTGGTGACGGCGCACCCATCGACCTGCGCCGCCAGCAGGGTACAACTCTTCACGGCAGCCCCATCCAGGTGCACCGTACAGGCTCCACACGACGAGGTATCGCAGCCAACGTGGGTGCCTGTCAGGCGCAGGTGTTCGCGCAGAAAATCGACCAGCAACGTCCGGTCGTCGACGTCCGCTTTCCGGACTTTACCGTTCACGGTTACTTCTATCTTCATGAGGAATAAGGGATTATTCTAATGGACAATGAATAATGGATGATGTACAATGGCGGAACAATGCACAAGGGCCTCGCTCAGGTCCAGACGAAGCCCTTGTGCATTGTGCATTGGTTATTGTGCATTCGCTACGGCGCCTTCCAAGTTTTCGAAGAATTGCTTCGTCAGGGTGGTGGCTACGCCGGAGATGACGCGCTGACCCGTACGGGCCAACAGGCCCGACAATCGGGCGTTGCCATCGAATGATACTTCGGTCTGGTTATCGCCGACCGGTTTGAGCGCCATGTTCACGGTGGCGTCGGCGTTGCCGATTTTGCTGTTCTGCTTTACCAGCAGCGTATAGCCTTCATTTTCGCGGATGTCGGCCAGGGACAGCGACCCCGAAAACGACCCACTGACGGGTCCCAGCTTGATCTCGGCGATGGCTTTGTACTCGTTTTCAGCGACCTTTTCGAGGCGCGACACGGCGGGCACAATCTGCGCCAGCACGTCGGTATCCATCAACATAGCCCAAATGGTTTGCACGGGCGCGTTGACAACATGGGAACCAGTAAGTTGCATACGTATGTAAAAAAGGGTAAAGGCCGCTCTTGGCTGTAAAAGGTATAAATATGCAATTATTTAATTATAATTTTTCGATAACCAGTAATATACTTTCATAAACGATAGTGAACGGACTTGCCACCAACTTCTGGTCTTCGTAGCCCATGCACACACTCCCCTTTTATCTGGTCGATGTCTTTGCCGCTGCCCCATATCAGGGCAATCAACTGGCCGTATTCGATGCCCGGCGGGCGACGGCTTTAGCGACCAAAGCCATGCAAGCGATGGCCCGCGAGATTAACTTTCAGGAGACGACTTTCATCACGGGCGGCTCGCTCGAAGCGGGGTTCGATGTGCGCATTTTTACGCCGGAATACGAAGTGCCTTTCGCAGGGCACCCCACGCTGGGTACGTCGTGGGTGATTGCCAACCGCCTGCTTCAGACCGGGCCGGTGCCGCTGACGTTGCAACTGGGCGTGGGGCCGATCCGGGTACGTTGGGAAGGCGACACGCCCTGGCTCACCGCCGCCCAACCCCGTTTCGGCCCGACCTACGCACCTGCTGACGTGGCGCAATTGCTCAACCTGCCGCCCGATACGATCGATGACGGGTGGGCGATCGAGTGGGTAAGTACCGGGCTGAATTACGTGATTGTGCCGCTGCGTTCGCTGGACGCACTACGCCGGGTTCGGCTGGATGTGGGTACATTCGAGGCGTGGTTGCTGCGGCATCAATTGCACAAAACCAACAGTCCAGACCGGCTTCATACTTCGCTGTACGTAGTCAGCCAGGAAACGTATGCTCCTCACAATCAGCTAACAGCGCGGATGTTCTGCTTTGAGCAGGGTAAGGTAGCCGAAGACCCGGCTACGGGCAGCGCGGGTTCGTGCCTGCTGGCCTATCTGCTCAAAAACGGCATTTACGGAGATGGTGCCGTTCAGGTACGTGTCGAGCAAGGCTACGAAGTTGGCCGACCGTCGTTGCTGGAACTCGCGGGCTCCATCGTCGAGCCAGGTACGTATGACTTACAGGTTGGTGGGCAGGTGCAGTATGTCGCAGCGGGCGAGTGGACGCTGTCAAACCTTATAGGTCTTTAAAGACCTATAAGGTTTGACGGGTTTACAACACCCCCCGTTTCATTTCCCGGACGGCGTGATCGACGGCGCGGGCGGTGAGGGCCATGTAGGTGAGCGACGGGTTTACGCAGGAGGCCGACGCCATGCTGGCCCCGTCGGTAACAAACACATTCGTGCAGGCGTGGACCTGGTTATGGGCGTTCAGCACCGACGTTTTGGGGTCGCGGCCCATGCGCGCCGTCCCCATTTCGTGCACCGTCGAGCGGATGGCGCGGGGCGGATCGGACGTGATCTGTTGACAACCGATCTGCTCGAGCATGGTGCGGCCTTCGCGCACGGCATCGGCCATCATGGCGTAGTCGTTGGCCGACCAGTTAAAATCAATTTCGGGCACGGCCAGGCCCCACTTGTCGCGGACTGTGGCGCTAGGCCGAACGCGGTTGTTGGGGTCGGGCAGCATCTCGCCGAAAGCCGTCAGCCCGAGGCTCCAATGGTCGGCAGGGTACGGCAGGGAATCTTTCCAGGCCGCGCCGAAAGCCTGCCCGTCGACGGGTGTATTCACGTCGATGCGCGGACGACTCCCTCCACCCTGATAGTTGTAGCCGCGCCGGAAATCGGCATGCTGCTGAGTGACGTTCCGAAAGCGGGGGACGTAGATGCCGTTGGCGCGGCGACCGTAGGTGTACTGGTCCAGAAAACCGTCGTAGCGGCCACCCACGCTGATTTTCGAGTGCGTCACCAGGTTGCGGCCCAGTTGGTCCGAATCATTACCCAGGCCGTTGGGAAAACGCGGCGAGGTTGACTGTTGCAGGATCATCGTGGTCGAAATCGTGCTGGCGTTCACGAAGATCAGCCGGGCCTGGTAGGCATGCATGGCACCCGTTTCGGCGTCGAGCACCTCTACGCCCGTCGCCCGTTTTTTGGCGTCGTCATACAGCAACCGCGTCACGATGCTGTAAGGGCGCAGCGTAAGGCGGCCCGTGGCGGCGGCTACCGGCAGGGTAGCGGCGTTGCTGCTGAAATACCCCCCAAACGGACAACCCCGGTCGCAGGCGTTCCGAAACTGGCAGGGGCCGCGCCCCAGCTTGGGCGCCGTCAGGTTAGCCACGCGCCCGATGATGAGCCGGCGATCGGCATAGGTTTTGGCGATCTGCATGGCGG comes from Fibrella aestuarina BUZ 2 and encodes:
- a CDS encoding GMC oxidoreductase encodes the protein MSASPAPPFAQRTHAANRYDAIVIGSGISGGWAAKELTQKGLRVLLLERGRPIEHINDYKTALTPSWEMPHRGRKTVAEADAYRLTSRNYGVDEYNKGFYVSEIDSPYVQTQNEDFVWARGHQVGGRSLTWGRQCYRWSDLDFGDNLRDGHGVDWPIRYKDIEPWYTYVEKFVGISGSKEGLPHLPDSPEFLPPMAMNCVEKHAAMQIAKTYADRRLIIGRVANLTAPKLGRGPCQFRNACDRGCPFGGYFSSNAATLPVAAATGRLTLRPYSIVTRLLYDDAKKRATGVEVLDAETGAMHAYQARLIFVNASTISTTMILQQSTSPRFPNGLGNDSDQLGRNLVTHSKISVGGRYDGFLDQYTYGRRANGIYVPRFRNVTQQHADFRRGYNYQGGGSRPRIDVNTPVDGQAFGAAWKDSLPYPADHWSLGLTAFGEMLPDPNNRVRPSATVRDKWGLAVPEIDFNWSANDYAMMADAVREGRTMLEQIGCQQITSDPPRAIRSTVHEMGTARMGRDPKTSVLNAHNQVHACTNVFVTDGASMASASCVNPSLTYMALTARAVDHAVREMKRGVL
- a CDS encoding CoxG family protein, with protein sequence MQLTGSHVVNAPVQTIWAMLMDTDVLAQIVPAVSRLEKVAENEYKAIAEIKLGPVSGSFSGSLSLADIRENEGYTLLVKQNSKIGNADATVNMALKPVGDNQTEVSFDGNARLSGLLARTGQRVISGVATTLTKQFFENLEGAVANAQ
- a CDS encoding PhzF family phenazine biosynthesis protein, translating into MHTLPFYLVDVFAAAPYQGNQLAVFDARRATALATKAMQAMAREINFQETTFITGGSLEAGFDVRIFTPEYEVPFAGHPTLGTSWVIANRLLQTGPVPLTLQLGVGPIRVRWEGDTPWLTAAQPRFGPTYAPADVAQLLNLPPDTIDDGWAIEWVSTGLNYVIVPLRSLDALRRVRLDVGTFEAWLLRHQLHKTNSPDRLHTSLYVVSQETYAPHNQLTARMFCFEQGKVAEDPATGSAGSCLLAYLLKNGIYGDGAVQVRVEQGYEVGRPSLLELAGSIVEPGTYDLQVGGQVQYVAAGEWTLSNLIGL
- a CDS encoding FAD binding domain-containing protein, translating into MITYPFQYKRANSVADAVALLADGGKALSGGHSLIPAMKLRLNAPDTLVDVGRLEELKGISVDGNELVIGAGTTHGAIASSPLVQQHLPMFADGASHIGDPAVRNRGTIGGSLAHADPSADWPAMVIAADATLVLQGPSGSRSVKAEQFFTGLFSTALHENELITQVRVPIQAGAKMTYQKFSQPASRYAIVGCAVVKQADGSLRVAFSGVSEAPFRDKAAEEKLKAGQEADAATGVSIMSDHYASEEYRKHLANVYLKRAMQAVN
- a CDS encoding (2Fe-2S)-binding protein, which produces MKIEVTVNGKVRKADVDDRTLLVDFLREHLRLTGTHVGCDTSSCGACTVHLDGAAVKSCTLLAAQVDGCAVTTIEGLAIQDSPTTTQLHPLQEGFKECHGLQCGFCTPGMIMTAADLLKRNPNPSEHEIREALEGNICRCTGYHNIVKSIQWAATHGTKPEPNQQEEPVIADEHLFTNDVTTGEVVETH
- a CDS encoding xanthine dehydrogenase family protein molybdopterin-binding subunit encodes the protein MTFPKTMSNKFIGQSVKRLEDKRFVTGKGRYTDDIVLPGMLHAHFVRSPYAHARVVSIDSSEAAAMEGVVAIFTGDDVKDVNGVPCGWQVNFRNGETMREPKHPLLVGTGDTVKHAGDPVAVIIAESRAIATDAAESVIVEWDELPAVANPAEALRPDAPKVHEQFPDNVAFDWTFGNPIEEVDAAMETAAHTTTLEFVNQRVVPNAMEPRAYIGSYDEVSDKYTLYTSTQNPHLIRLLMCAFVLGIPEHKVRVLGPDVGGGFGSKIYHYTEEALVTWASKQLGQPVKWTSDRSEAFLMDAHGRDHVTKAEMGFDAEGNIVGLRIKTVANMGAYLSTFAPAVPTYLHGTLLQGLYTTPKINIDMTCVFTHTVAVDAYRGAGRPEATYLLERLIDLAALEMGKDPAQLRFQNFIPPFDGVEQPGYQTQVALQYDSGNYAPVLQRGLDMLGYDDFRKAQKEAANNGKLLGVGFSTYVEACGIAPSAVVGALGARAGLYESAQVRVQPTGKVSVFTGSHSHGQGHETTFVQVVADKLGIPMEDVDLVHGDSDALAFGMGTYGSRSLAVGGSAIMKSIDKVLEKGAKIAAHKLECAEGDLEYAEGKWTVKGTDKSIGFGDVALTAYVPHVYPAGLEPGLDFSSFYDPANFTYPFGCHIAVVEVDKETGKVDLKRMIAVDDVGNVINPMIVEGQIHGGLAQGIGQALLEGTIYDENAQLTNGSYMDYCMPRADDLPMFETDRQETPCPHNPLGVKGAGEAGAIGSTPAVVNAVIDALWSGGHQVKDILMPLTPERVWRAMN